A section of the Deinococcus sp. KNUC1210 genome encodes:
- a CDS encoding transposase family protein → MVSIYLIADAGYQGSEHEPTSTWTPKKAYKLHSLTDTQRAANRRLPEGRLPVEQVIQRLNVFCILKETYRHQRHRFHLRVKLIATLCNRVPNST, encoded by the coding sequence ATTGTTAGTATCTATCTCATCGCCGATGCCGGGTATCAGGGCAGCGAACACGAACCGACCTCCACTTGGACACCAAAGAAGGCCTACAAGCTTCACTCGCTCACCGATACCCAACGAGCTGCCAATCGTCGACTGCCCGAAGGCAGACTGCCCGTGGAGCAGGTCATCCAGCGGCTCAATGTCTTCTGCATTCTCAAGGAGACGTATCGGCACCAAAGGCATCGGTTTCACCTGCGGGTCAAGTTGATTGCGACACTCTGTAACCGCGTCCCCAACTCAACCTGA